A genomic stretch from Leptotrichia sp. HSP-536 includes:
- a CDS encoding type I phosphomannose isomerase catalytic subunit, which translates to MLYPMKFKKFFVEKVWGGREFETKLGMKLPEGKKIGESWEVSAHPHGMGIVENGALAGQRLDDIYKEYKGELAGKKVYEKYPNKFPLLIKYLDVNDRLSIQVHPSDEVALKKHNEFGKSESWYIMEASDDATLILGMKPGITKEKFLEKVEKNDFDGLFEEKTVKKGDFIDITPGTVHASLKGSVLFAEVQQNSDVTYRIYDFDRIDKNGKKRELHLQDSADVIDFGKEMEIKNTDFDGSDNGKDILRKHIIEKEYYSIDKIKFTDSFEDVNNESMTIYSILEGEGKIVWGENEELPVKKGETVLIPVGINTKTIGNFEILRTII; encoded by the coding sequence ATGTTATATCCAATGAAGTTTAAAAAATTTTTTGTGGAAAAAGTGTGGGGTGGACGTGAATTTGAAACAAAGTTAGGAATGAAGCTTCCTGAAGGCAAAAAAATTGGGGAATCATGGGAAGTGTCGGCACATCCTCATGGAATGGGTATTGTAGAAAATGGTGCTTTGGCTGGACAAAGACTGGATGATATTTACAAGGAATATAAAGGAGAACTTGCTGGAAAAAAAGTTTATGAAAAATATCCAAACAAATTTCCGCTTCTTATAAAATATCTGGACGTAAACGACAGACTTTCTATCCAGGTGCATCCAAGCGATGAAGTTGCCTTAAAAAAACACAATGAATTTGGAAAAAGCGAATCTTGGTACATAATGGAAGCAAGTGACGACGCTACTTTGATTTTGGGAATGAAGCCTGGAATTACGAAAGAAAAATTTTTGGAAAAAGTGGAAAAGAATGATTTTGACGGACTATTTGAAGAAAAAACTGTTAAAAAAGGTGATTTTATTGATATTACGCCGGGAACAGTACATGCTTCATTGAAAGGAAGCGTACTTTTTGCAGAAGTTCAGCAAAATTCAGATGTAACTTATAGAATCTATGATTTTGACAGAATTGATAAAAATGGTAAAAAAAGAGAACTGCACTTGCAGGATTCGGCTGATGTAATAGATTTTGGAAAAGAAATGGAAATTAAAAATACTGATTTTGACGGCTCTGACAATGGAAAAGATATTTTGAGAAAACATATCATAGAAAAAGAATACTACTCAATCGATAAAATAAAATTCACTGATTCTTTTGAAGATGTAAACAATGAAAGCATGACAATTTATTCAATTCTGGAAGGAGAAGGAAAAATTGTATGGGGAGAAAATGAAGAACTTCCAGTCAAAAAAGGTGAAACAGTTTTAATTCCTGTTGGAATCAACACAAAGACTATTGGAAATTTTGAAATTTTGAGAACAATAATTTAG
- a CDS encoding 5'-methylthioadenosine/adenosylhomocysteine nucleosidase codes for MVGIIAAVVEEAEAIKKEIKSIKEVVINEMSFFTGKFNEKEIVFVQSGIGKVNAAITATLLIEKFDVEEVIFSGVAGSLDKRLEVGDVVIGRDVVQHDVDATAFGYRMGQIPQMKKWAFESDKGLIERTGNITDFGHQILLGRILTGDQFISKKDIKIQLGKEFEALCVDMESGAVAQVCTKLGVKFLIIRSISDSITDESDMEYETFVKLAAENSKKILKEII; via the coding sequence ATGGTAGGAATTATCGCAGCAGTGGTGGAAGAAGCTGAGGCAATAAAAAAAGAAATTAAAAGTATAAAAGAAGTTGTAATAAATGAAATGTCATTTTTTACTGGAAAATTTAATGAAAAAGAAATTGTTTTTGTACAATCTGGAATTGGAAAAGTAAATGCGGCAATTACAGCAACTTTGTTAATTGAAAAATTTGATGTGGAAGAAGTAATTTTTTCAGGTGTGGCCGGTTCGCTAGATAAAAGGCTGGAGGTTGGGGATGTTGTTATAGGGCGGGATGTTGTTCAGCATGATGTTGATGCTACAGCATTTGGCTATAGGATGGGGCAGATTCCTCAAATGAAGAAATGGGCGTTTGAGTCGGATAAGGGCCTAATTGAAAGAACTGGGAATATAACCGATTTTGGACATCAAATACTGCTTGGAAGAATTTTGACAGGAGATCAGTTTATAAGTAAAAAAGATATAAAGATTCAGTTAGGAAAAGAGTTTGAGGCACTTTGTGTGGATATGGAAAGTGGAGCTGTAGCTCAAGTTTGTACAAAATTAGGTGTAAAATTTTTGATAATCCGTTCAATTTCAGATTCAATTACAGATGAATCAGATATGGAATACGAAACGTTTGTAAAATTAGCGGCAGAAAATTCTAAAAAGATATTAAAAGAAATTATTTGA
- a CDS encoding SPOR domain-containing protein — translation MSFRLNPFKVIRAIAIVVIIVYGIGLAVGYKNSKVTTTDSITKDMKIRKKDFYKSKDYKNNLTLPAQVVENNNETVAKEIEKAKAAQPVDLQKNSNSNQTEGQQQKNDTNVAEEKKKEEQKRLETQKLEQAKKAEQKRQEAAKQAEREAEIKRRQEAIRKQAEERAKAEAKKKESQAPKGPRKYIQVASVGSEGSAKALAKKLGGQFYYKKTTVNGRTAYVVMSNMTDNPNTLKSMENQAKSKSGGGYMIRSAGK, via the coding sequence ATGAGTTTTCGATTAAATCCGTTTAAAGTAATAAGAGCCATAGCGATTGTTGTAATTATTGTCTATGGTATAGGATTAGCAGTAGGATATAAAAATTCAAAAGTTACTACTACAGATAGTATTACGAAGGATATGAAAATTAGAAAAAAAGATTTTTATAAATCCAAGGATTATAAAAATAATTTAACTTTACCAGCTCAAGTTGTAGAAAATAATAATGAAACAGTTGCCAAGGAAATTGAAAAAGCTAAAGCTGCACAACCAGTAGATTTGCAAAAAAATAGCAATAGTAACCAAACGGAAGGACAGCAGCAAAAAAATGATACAAATGTTGCTGAAGAGAAAAAAAAGGAAGAGCAAAAAAGATTGGAAACGCAAAAATTAGAACAAGCGAAAAAAGCTGAACAAAAACGTCAAGAAGCAGCTAAACAGGCAGAAAGAGAAGCTGAAATTAAAAGACGTCAGGAAGCAATTCGTAAGCAAGCAGAAGAACGAGCCAAAGCTGAAGCCAAAAAAAAGGAAAGTCAGGCTCCAAAAGGACCAAGAAAATATATACAAGTAGCTTCAGTAGGTTCGGAAGGCTCAGCTAAAGCCTTAGCTAAAAAATTAGGAGGACAGTTCTATTATAAAAAAACGACAGTAAATGGAAGAACTGCTTATGTTGTAATGTCAAATATGACAGACAATCCCAATACCTTAAAATCTATGGAAAATCAGGCAAAATCAAAATCTGGTGGTGGGTATATGATTCGGTCTGCTGGAAAATAA
- a CDS encoding DHH family phosphoesterase encodes MKKNYRGNILPKEIVDKIKIAKNIILTAHINPDGDALGSLLAFYFMIKGYCKKNNIEKMVKIVVDDKLPKYMRHFEDTKLIFNYESFADEFKNNFQNNEKFDLFISLDCANEERYGKSVKIKKQSKQSINIDHHISNTEHADFNYVESICSTGELLYQFLEVFDIELTKKIAEYMYLGIINDTGNFRHDNVTGHTFLVCSKLIGAGANNHKISNIIFEMSEKKVDLIGEVYKNKIIDENYKFASYYLTGEKMKELGIEKDETDGTAEMLLRIEGMEISLFVREDADGALKGSFRANDKYNVNEIASIFGGGGHIKAAGFKTNLSFEEILEKTYEKLKK; translated from the coding sequence ATGAAAAAAAATTATAGAGGAAATATTCTTCCAAAAGAAATTGTTGACAAAATCAAAATTGCTAAAAATATAATTCTAACGGCACATATTAATCCAGATGGAGATGCACTTGGTTCTCTTTTAGCTTTTTATTTTATGATAAAAGGATACTGTAAGAAAAATAATATAGAAAAAATGGTAAAAATCGTCGTTGATGATAAATTACCAAAGTATATGCGACATTTTGAAGATACAAAACTGATTTTTAATTATGAAAGTTTCGCAGATGAATTTAAAAATAATTTTCAGAATAATGAAAAATTTGATTTATTTATAAGTCTGGATTGTGCAAATGAAGAAAGATATGGAAAATCTGTTAAAATAAAAAAACAAAGTAAACAGTCAATCAATATTGACCATCATATAAGCAATACTGAACATGCTGATTTTAATTACGTGGAAAGTATTTGCAGTACAGGAGAGCTTTTGTATCAGTTTTTAGAAGTTTTTGATATTGAATTAACTAAAAAAATAGCGGAATATATGTATCTTGGAATTATTAATGACACGGGCAATTTTAGGCATGATAATGTTACAGGGCATACTTTTCTTGTCTGTTCAAAATTAATTGGAGCAGGTGCAAATAATCATAAAATTTCAAATATTATTTTTGAAATGAGTGAAAAAAAGGTTGACCTTATAGGCGAAGTTTATAAAAATAAAATAATTGATGAAAATTATAAATTTGCAAGCTATTATTTGACAGGTGAAAAAATGAAAGAGCTTGGTATTGAAAAGGATGAAACTGATGGGACGGCTGAAATGCTGCTTCGTATTGAAGGAATGGAAATATCCCTATTTGTGAGAGAAGATGCAGATGGCGCTTTGAAAGGGAGTTTCCGTGCCAATGATAAGTATAACGTAAATGAAATAGCTTCTATTTTTGGTGGTGGTGGACATATAAAGGCTGCTGGATTTAAAACGAATTTATCATTTGAAGAAATTTTAGAAAAAACTTATGAAAAGTTGAAAAAGTAA